GCTGTCATTGTTCCAATGTAAGCTCTTGTTCTCTGATCCATGTTGGCACCGATGTGGAACCACATAGAAGCAGTTACGGTATTTTCTCCGGTTTCTTGAGCAAATCTTCCGGTAAGCATATTCATACCGTTGAACTGTGCGTGGCTTGCAATTCGGTCTACTTCAGCGATGAGCTGAGATACTTCAACCTGAATGTACAATCTGTCTTCTGCCGAGTAAATACCGTTGGAAGACTGAACACTGAGTTCGCGGATTCTCTGGATAACATCTGTAGTTTCTTGAAGGAAAGCTTCCGCAACTTGAATAAAAGAAATGCCGTTTTGTGCGTTGGCACTTGCTTGGTTCAAACCGCGGATTTGGCTTCTCATTTTTTCTGATACGGCCAAACCGGATGCATCATCGCCCGCTCGGTTAATACGTAAACCTGAAGAAAGTTTTTCTATGTTTTTTTGATTCATCAAATTGGTGTGACCCAATGTCCTCTGTGAAAACATAGCGCTCATGTTGTGATTAATGATCATATTCCTACTCCTTTGGTGATTTTCGGCAATTTTAAAATTCCCGCGGCATCCCTGCCGATATGTCATTTCCGGATCCTCTGTCATTCCGCAGAAGACGGAAGCACATTAAAATTTAAGCTGTGCTTAATTCATTTATCGGAGAACTAAAAAAAGACTTAAGAAAAAAGTTAAGATTTTTTTATTCGTGCGGAGGGTTGTTGATTAACGGAATCTTTCAAAAATTTTATATTCCTTTTTCTAAAAGAAAATTTTACAATGCCGAAGATTATATAAGAGCTATGATAAACAGTTCGGCAGAGATTCAGCCTCACTGTTTATCGGTATTATAAGAGGTGGTTATATGGTAAGAGGTTGGTATACTGCGGCGAGCGGAATGCTTGCTCAACAGCGTCAGTTGGATGTTATTTCAAACAATTTGGCTAACTTGGATACGACCAGTTTTAAAAGAGATGTTTCAGTTCAAAAGTCTTTTCCAGAATTACTTTTAAGAAGACTGAATGATGACGGCGTAATAAAAAATCCCTTCGGTTCATCGGATATAGCTCCTATTATAGGAAAATTAGGGCTTGGTGTTGAAACTAACGAGATTTTTACCGAGTTTGAACAAGGCTCTTTAAAACAGA
The DNA window shown above is from Treponema denticola and carries:
- a CDS encoding flagellin: MIINHNMSAMFSQRTLGHTNLMNQKNIEKLSSGLRINRAGDDASGLAVSEKMRSQIRGLNQASANAQNGISFIQVAEAFLQETTDVIQRIRELSVQSSNGIYSAEDRLYIQVEVSQLIAEVDRIASHAQFNGMNMLTGRFAQETGENTVTASMWFHIGANMDQRTRAYIGTMTAKALGVRNIGDESIMTIETPEKANRAIGTLDAAIKKINKQRADLGAYQNRLELTVVGINIAAENLQASESRIRDVDMAKEMVDYTKNQILTQSGTAMLAQANQATQSVMTLLR